From the genome of Aricia agestis chromosome 9, ilAriAges1.1, whole genome shotgun sequence, one region includes:
- the LOC121730578 gene encoding uncharacterized protein LOC121730578 produces the protein MKCNTRELALLSDQPCVIEGRLNYKKVYNGSYRNPAAFKERWFRLIKNYLFYFKISEMGKFDTKNPAGVFVMENSSIQMEHGQSISFSFSISFIDEPEKRHIFAARCEDNVVQWVMKLRQCTYEYLRNQLHTLQSKIYSITGKDPLLMVPRNDGACLWAPSVPFSTTAACSVNTSSFVCHLHTNGAFTLERSKSDAQAYQHLRGEQKSSTSFYVEKNTSDEANDVKNYSLEKSQTAALFNTSLNTVNMSIFDNRPQYSRAAPSPPVRNKLSPRFRRGEVSEDHKVFTDQGKFLGQESILGAVPIPPRRKVSPKQCNVGKESNGPESTKDGEVENQTEDLIKF, from the exons ATGAAATGCAATACCAGAGAACTTGCTCTTTTGAGCGATCAACCGTGTGTTATCGAAGGAagattaaattacaaaaaagtttACAATGGAAGCTACAGAAATCCTGCAG CATTCAAAGAGAGATGGTTTCGGCTGATTAAAAATTACTTgttctattttaaaataagtgAAATGGGAAAATTTGATACTAAGAATCCAGCAGGTGTATTTGTCATGGAAAATTCTTCTATACAAATGGAGCACGGCCAAAGCATATCTTTCTCATTCTCTATATCATTCAT tGATGAACCTGAAAAAAGGCATATATTTGCTGCCCGGTGTGAAGACAATGTTGTTCAGTGGGTTATGAAGCTTCGGCAGTGTACATACGAATACCTGAGAAACCAACTGCATACATTACAGTCAAAAATATACTCCATCACTGGCAAG GATCCGCTATTGATGGTACCAAGAAATGATGGAGCATGCTTGTGGGCTCCCTCAGTTCCATTTTCGACTACTGCTGCCTGCTCTGTCAACACAAGTTCCTTTGTCTGCCATCTTCACACCAATGGTGCATTCACTCTTGAACGAAGCAAGTCAGACGCCCAAGCATACCAACACTTACGGGGTGAACAGAAAAGCAGCACGTCATTCTATGTTGAAAAAAACACAAGTGATGAGGCAAATGACGTTAAAAACTACTCCCTAGAGAAAAGCCAAACAGCTGCATTATTTAATACTAGTCTTAATACAGTGAATATGTCCATATTTGACAATAGGCCTCAATACTCTAGAGCAGCACCGAGCCCCCCCGTTCGGAATAAGTTGTCGCCAAGATTTAGGAGAGGAGAGGTGAGTGAAGATCACAAGGTATTTACAGATCAAGGAAAATTTCTTGGACAAGAGAGTATTTTAGGTGCAGTCCCAATTCCGCCTAGGAGGAAAGTTTCACCTAAACAATGCAATGTAGGCAAAGAGTCTAATGGTCCAGAGAGTACCAAAGACGGGGAAGTGGAAAATCAAACTGAAGATCTTATaaagttttag
- the LOC121730322 gene encoding probable ATP-dependent RNA helicase Dbp73D, with the protein MDLFIINRYTDDNDDEKQKDNENLHLQRLKQKIEERRKTFTATRVQPETIVLKEQKEEESENKLEEIAQSSPDSQKRTENKTESSILSEKKETKKPAHDFKVLGSDDFEKKVQVERVLPYWLSHAFSVSKNLQKLTCCVDDLDWLHETLKSMLKSEGVTHLFPVQEKVIPFILQEHKHPEPLFPHDICVSAPTGSGKTLCFVLPIIQILMNSIGHHIRALVVLPVQELAVQVAKVFKKYSTNTGLKVALLSGSVPLQKEQQQIIRYTETMGWISEVDIIVCTAGRLVEHLQNTEGFSLKHLKFLVIDEADRIMDNIQNDWLYYLEKHITIENRTRSKIPHLNWSSLNNLKAPLHKLLFSATLSPDPELLEKWGLFQPKLFSAAPVNDRPNGKSAKKYSTPDELQEEFVVCNPEEKPLVLYHLLVELKWDKVLCFTNSAQAAHRLTVLMSSMAQDNLRVAELSSALDRTSRETVLKKFKQSEINVIISTDALARGIDIPECSYVISYDPPRNIKTYIHRVGRTGRAGRKGRAVTFLIQNQLQMFKEILEHDENSKVTQMEIQPESLQHLVESYERSIHETKMLINNEIHTKVTKSKELKRSTKPRKRKHSEGKVENSKSNN; encoded by the exons ATGGATTTGTTCATTATAAACag GTACactgatgataatgatgacgaAAAGCAAAAAGATAATGAAAACCTGCATTTGCAAAGGCTTAAACAAAAAAtagaagaaagaagaaaaactTTTACAGCCACTCGTGTGCAACCAGAAACTATTGTATTGAAGGagcaaaaagaagaagaaagtgaGAATAAATTAGAAGAAATAGCCCAGTCATCACCCGACTCTCAGAAACGGACAGAAAATAAAACTGAAAGCAGCATTCTATCTGAGAAAAAGGAAACAAAAAAACCTGCACATGATTTTAAAGTTTTAGGAAGTGATGATTTTGAAAAGAAAGTGCAG GTGGAAAGAGTCTTACCCTATTGGCTTTCACATGCATTTAGTGTTTCTAAAAATCTTCAGAAGTTAACATGCTGCGTAGATGATCTAGATTGGTTACATGAAACGTTAAAGTCTATGTTAAAAAGTGAAGGTGTAACACACCTGTTTCCAGTCCAGGAAAAAGTGATTCCTTTCATTCTTCAAGAGCACAAGCACCCTGAGCCATTATTTCCACATGATATTTGTGTCTCTGCTCCTACTGGTAGTGGTAAAACATTATGTTTTGTGCTGCCAATAATTCAG ATATTGATGAACAGTATTGGTCACCACATAAGAGCGTTAGTTGTGTTACCAGTTCAAGAGTTAGCAGTGCAAGTGGCAAAAGTGTTCAAGAAGTACAGCACCAACACTGGCCTAAAAGTGGCTCTGTTGAGTGGATCCGTACCTCTGCAGAAAGAACAACAACAAATTATAAGATACA cTGAAACAATGGGCTGGATAAGTGAAGTGGACATCATTGTCTGCACAGCTGGGAGACTTGTTGAACATTTGCAAAACACTGAAGGGTTCTCGTTAAAACATTTGAAGTTCCTTGTTATTGATGAAGCTGATAGGATCATGGACAATATACAAAATGACTGGCTGTACTACTTAGAAAAACATATCACTATTGAAAATAGAACAAGAAGCAAAATTCCTCATTTGAATTGGAGCAGTTTAAACAATCTAAAAGCACCTTTACACAAACTGCTGTTCTCGGCAACTTTATCTCCTGATCCGGAGCTCCTAGAGAAATGGGGGCTGTTCCAACCGAAACTCTTCTCTGCTGCTCCCGTCAATGATAGGCCAAATGGGAAATCTGCCAAAAAATATTCAACACCAGATGAATTACAAGAAGAGTTTGTTGTGTGTAATCCAGAGGAGAAACCACTAGTTTTATACCACCTCTTAGTAGAACTCAAGTGGGACAAGGTGTTATGTTTCACAAATTCTGCGCAAGCGGCACACAGGCTGACAGTCCTCATGAGCAGTATGGCTCAAGATAATCTCCGTGTGGCTGAGCTGTCCTCTGCACTTGACAGGACAAGCAGAGAAACTGTTTTAAAGAAGTTTAAACAGTCTGAAATAAATgt GATAATTAGCACAGATGCTTTAGCCAGAGGTATAGATATACCTGAATGTAGCTATGTCATTTCATATGACCCACCCAGAAACATAAAAACTTACATTCATAGAGTTGGCAGAACAGGAAGGGCGGGTAGAAAAGGAAGAGCTGTAACATTCTTAATTCAGAATCAACTTCAAATGTTTAAG gaAATTCTAGAACACGACGAAAACAGTAAAGTGACACAAATGGAAATACAACCTGAGTCATTACAACACTTAGTTGAGAGCTACGAGAGATCAATACATGAAACTAAAATGTTAATAAACAACGAAATTCATACGAAAGTAACAAAATCTAAGGAACTCAAGAGGTCGACAAAGCCTCGCAAAAGAAAACACAGTGAAGGCAAAGTTGAAAATAGTAAAAGTAATAACTAG
- the LOC121730320 gene encoding cullin-associated NEDD8-dissociated protein 1 → MASGYQIANLLEKMTSIDKDFRFMATNDLMTELQKDSIKLDDDSERKVVKTLLRLLEDKNGEVQNLAVKCLGPLVNKVKEYQVEGIVETLCANMLSDTEQLRDISSIGLKTVISELRLGSSTLAANVCKKITGRLSSAIEKQEDVSVQLEALDILSDLLSRFGGLLISFHPMLLNSLLPQLASPRQAVRKRTIVALSHLVMSCNAALYNKLIDHLLEGLSSSTSSSVSRTHIQCIASICRQAGHRFGEQLWRVAPQVLKHSTDADEELREHCLQALEAFVLKCPKEVQPHIPTIIDLCLKMITYDPNYNYEDDEDGVGEDEEMEDESFEPDAEPESDSEEYSDDDDMSWKVRRAAAKCLESVISTRHELLPEMYQTVSPALIARFKEREENVKCDILSAYTALLRATRPPPALQIPIAPTDDSPQALLLQRVPSVVRGALRVIRGRSVRARACALSLLRELLVAAPGCLADHAARVIPALTPPLTDKGTASSMKIETLVFIVWMVRGHSPEVMRVHAAALLPAVLASVHDPFYKVTAEALRVLQTLVKVMRPLDGYENREGEEIHVEPPPAELRQFVPAMYECTLVRLRAADMDQEVKERAIAACGQLICHFGDYLQNELSVCLPIFLERLRNEITRLTTVKALTKIAASPLRIDLRPILSDAVPILGTFLRKNQRALKLSTLVLLDTLVQNYSDDISIELLSKVLLEVPALVCEADLHCAQTALTLVQHAALRRPAALTADARAALTPNILALAKSPLLQGGALKAMLGVLSALVTAEVAGCSRRELLALLVAPVQRADTTATAHHIKQAYHSLAKCVAAVAVGGAEALDITRGFLRDAAHPASDTHHMFALLALAEIGRHLDLSSIPNLKEVLLNSFTPSSEEVKSAASYALGSVAVGNLPEFLPFILGEIEAQPKRQYLLLHSLREIIACESCTPEGVEALRPFIPEIWVQLSKHCQCAEEGSRNVVAECLGKLCLLEPQDLLPHLKEFLKSSEPLTRTTAVTAVKFTISDQPAAIDVMLRSCMAELLVPLRDPALGVRRVALVAFNSAAHNKPSLIRDLLPELLPTIYAETKIKKELIREVEMGPFKHSVDDGLDLRKAAFECMYTLLGTCLDRIDVFEFLRHVEDGLRDHYDIKMLTYLMCARLAQLCPAVVLQRLESLVEPLRATCTHKVKANSVKQEYEKQDELKRSALRAAAALLHIPDAEKNPHLMDFVTQIKSFPDLQPIFESILKDSSGAVDSNLMDQS, encoded by the exons ATGGCTAGTGGATATCAGATCGCGAATCTTCTTGAGAAG ATGACATCAATCGACAAAGACTTCAGGTTTATGGCTACAAACGATCTCATGACTGAACTGCAAAAAGACAGCATCAAGCTCGATGATGATTCGGAAAGAAAAGTTGTGAAAACACTCCTTCGACTTCTGGAAGATAAAAATGGCGAAGTTCAAAATCTAGCTGTTAAATG TCTTGGTCCATTAGTAAATAAAGTCAAAGAGTATCAAGTTGAGGGGATTGTGGAGACTTTGTGTGCCAACATGCTGTCAGATACAGAACAACTGAGAGATATCAGCAGCATCGGCCTGAAGACTGTAATCTCTGAGCTACGACTGGGATCTAGTACCCTTGCTGCTAATGTGTGCAAGAAGATCACTGGACGACTTAGCAGTGCTATTGAAAAG CAAGAAGATGTATCTGTCCAGTTGGAGGCATTAGATATTTTGTCAGATTTGCTCAGCCGATTTGGTGGTCTCCTGATATCATTTCACCCCATGCTACTTAATTCGTTGCTCCCTCAACTTGCATCTCCGCGTcag gcgGTGAGGAAGCGCACAATAGTGGCTCTGTCTCATCTGGTGATGTCTTGTAATGCTGCACTATACAACAAGCTCATTGACCACCTGCTAGAAGGATTAAGTTCATCTACATCTTCTAGTGTCAGCCGCACGCACATACAATGCATAGCTTCTATTTG tcgTCAAGCTGGACATAGATTTGGTGAACAACTGTGGAGAGTGGCTCCTCAAGTCCTCAAACACTCAACGGACGCTGATGAGGAGTTACGTGAACATTGCCTACAGGCTTTGGAGGCATTTGTGTTGAAGTGTCCAAAGGAAGTCCAACCACATATTCCAACT ATAATTGATCTCTGCCTCAAAATGATAACTTATGATCCGAATTACAATTACGAAGATGATGAAGATGGTGTTGGTGAGGATGAAGAGATGGAAGATGAGTCATTTGAGCCTGATGCAGAGCCAGAGTCAGACTCCGAGGAGTactctgatgatgatgatatgtcATGGAAG gtaCGACGCGCGGCGGCAAAGTGCTTGGAATCCGTAATATCGACAAGACATGAGCTCTTGCCTGAAATGTATCAAACTGTGTCTCCTGCGTTGATTGCGAGATTCAAAG AACGAGAAGAGAATGTGAAATGTGACATTCTCAGTGCGTACACCGCTTTACTGAGGGCTACAAGACCGCCCCCCGCACTACAAATACCCATCGCTCCGACCGACGACTCCCCACAGGCTCTGCTTTTGCAACGG GTCCCGAGCGTGGTGCGTGGCGCGCTGCGCGTGATCAGGGGGCGGAGTGTGCGTGCGCGAGCCTGCGCCCTGTCCCTGCTGCGAGAGCTGCTGGTGGCGGCGCCCGGTTGCCTCGCCGACCACGCCGCCCGCGTCATACCCGCGCTCACGCCGCCGCTCAC TGACAAAGGCACCGCTTCGTCGATGAAGATCGAGACGCTGGTGTTCATAGTGTGGATGGTGCGCGGTCACTCGCCCGAGGTGATGCGCGTGCACGCCGCCGCCCTACTGCCCGCAGTGCTCGCCAGCGTGCACGACCCCTTCTACAAGGTCACCGCTGAGGCGCTCCGAGTTCTACAGACGCTGGTCAAAGTCATGCGGCCCCTGG ACGGCTATGAGAACCGCGAAGGCGAGGAAATCCACGTGGAGCCCCCGCCGGCGGAGCTGCGACAGTTCGTGCCTGCCATGTACGAGTGCACGCTTGTGCGCCTGCGCGCCGCCGACATGGACCAGGAGGTCAAGGAGCGCGCCATCGCCGCCTGCGGACAGCTCATATGCCACTTCGGTGACTACCTGCAG aATGAGTTATCTGTCTGCCTGCCCATATTTTTGGAACGATTACGCAACGAGATCACTCGTCTGACAACAGTGAAAGCGCTAACTAAAATAGCTGCGTCGCCTCTTCGCATTGATCTGAGACCGATTTTG TCTGATGCTGTCCCCATCCTTGGCACATTCTTAAGGAAAAACCAACGTGCCCTGAAGCTCTCTACGCTCGTTCTGCTAGACACTCTGGTGCAGAACTACAGCGACGACATTAGCATAGAATTACTCAGTAAG GTGCTGCTGGAAGTGCCAGCGTTAGTGTGCGAGGCGGACCTGCACTGCGCGCAAACCGCCCTGACGCTCGTACAGCACGCCGCGCTGCGCCGCCCCGCCGCGCTCACGGCGGACGCGCGCGCTGCACTCACGCCGAATATACTGGCGCTGGCCAAGTCGCCGTTACTGCAGG GCGGCGCGTTAAAGGCGATGCTGGGCGTGCTATCGGCGCTGGTGACGGCGGAAGTGGCGGGCTGCTCTCGACGCGAGCTGTTGGCGTTGCTGGTGGCGCCGGTTCAACGCGCAGACACAACTGCTACCGCGCACCACATTAAGCAG GCGTACCACTCACTGGCGAAGTGCGTGGCGGCGGTGGCGGTGGGCGGGGCGGAGGCGTTGGACATCACGCGCGGGTTCCTGCGCGATGCCGCCCACCCCGCGTCCGACACGCACCACATGTTCGCGTTACTCGCGCTAGCCGAGATCGGACGACATCT cgACCTTAGCTCGATACCAAACTTGAAGGAAGTCCTGCTGAATTCGTTCACTCCGTCATCTGAGGAGGTGAAGTCGGCAGCGAGCTACGCGCTCGGCTCCGTGGCGGTGGGCAACCTGCCCGAGTTCCTGCCCTTCATACTCGGCGAGATCGAGGCTCAACCCAAACGGCAGTATCTGCTGTTGCACTCGCTGAGAGAG ATCATCGCCTGTGAGTCGTGTACACCTGAAGGCGTGGAAGCGTTGAGGCCTTTCATCCCGGAGATTTGGGTGCAGTTGTCCAAACACTGTCAGTGCGCTGAGGAGGGCTCGCGTAATGTG gtTGCTGAGTGCTTAGGGAAATTGTGTTTATTGGAACCACAAGATTTGTTGCCACATTTGAAGGAATTCTTGAAATCTTCGGAACCACTGACCAGGACAACGGCCGTCACAGCAGTCAAGTTTACGATATCAGACCag CCCGCAGCAATCGACGTGATGCTCCGCTCGTGTATGGCGGAGCTGCTAGTCCCGCTCCGCGACCCGGCGCTCGGAGTGCGTCGCGTTGCACTCGTGGCGTTCAACTCGGCCGCACACAACAAACCCTCGCTCATACGGGATTTGCTCCCGGAGTTGCTGCCCACTATATACGCTGAGACTAAGATTAAG AAAGAGCTTATCCGCGAAGTCGAGATGGGTCCGTTCAAGCATTCAGTCGACGACGGCCTCGATCTTCGCAAAGCGGCGTTCGAGTGTATGTACACGCTGCTGGGGACGTGCCTCGATCGGATCGACGTGTTCGAGTTCCTACGACATGTCGAGGACGGCTTACGTGACCACTACGATATCAAAATGCTGACTTATCTTATGTGCGCGCGCCTCGCGCAGTTGTGTCCCGCCGTGGTGTTGCAGA GGTTGGAGAGTCTGGTGGAGCCGCTGCGCGCGACGTGCACGCACAAGGTGAAGGCCAACTCCGTGAAGCAGGAGTACGAGAAACAGGACGAGCTCAAGCGGTCCGCcctgcgcgccgccgccgctttGCTGCACATACCTGACGCTG AAAAGAATCCCCATCTCATGGACTTCGTGACCCAGATCAAATCGTTCCCGGACCTGCAGCCGATCTTCGAGTCGATACTGAAGGACTCGTCCGGCGCCGTCGACTCCAACCTGATGGACCAGAGCTAG